A window of the Hordeum vulgare subsp. vulgare chromosome 5H, MorexV3_pseudomolecules_assembly, whole genome shotgun sequence genome harbors these coding sequences:
- the LOC123398112 gene encoding probable protein S-acyltransferase 4 isoform X1, with amino-acid sequence MAAVQLSIAFQLKSGIRESGRVFNCVCETAECTHHRSFFPSLQVFLCGGRLILGPDAASLLLSSFLVAGPAIVFCYQMQSKFFRSNGQPHMHRAALLIVIITTLVDLFFLFMTSARDPGIVPRNTRAPPPEADERNLPATPSMEWSVGGTPRMRFRRTKDVNVNGFTVKLKFCETCLRYRPPRSSHCSICNNCVQKFDHHCPWVGQCIGLRNYRYFFLFIATSTFLCISVLIFSWLNVHCEMQDNGGSIWKALRKEIYSFVLIIYTSIVVWFVGGLTVLHLYLISTNQTTYENFRYNYDKKDNPYRKSITKNFAEVFFTKIPPPLNDFRSHVGEGALEAGFYTPYIGLDVASTREKIDTDMREKEVLVAGVQIPTVLQNIDYGSFEDGLYDKNRNNGNKTVAFAPAWSQKGSEDAGTSAAATTSCKEETSEDDAKEISNSNTSSARTSTEANTISEVEIVKDDAKESNTPDRSSARSLKGMS; translated from the exons ATGGCAGCTGTGCAACTGTCGATAGCCTTTCAGCTAAAATCAGGGATTCGTGAAAGCGGCAGGGTTTTTAACTGTGTGTGTGAGACAGCAGAGTGTACTCACCACAGATCATTCTTCCCTTCTCTGCAGGTATTCCTGTGCGGTGGACGGCTTATACTCGGGCCGGACGCGGCCTCCTTGCTGCTGTCATCGTTCCTCGTAGCCGGCCCGGCCATCGTCTTCTGTTACCAGATGCAGTCCAAGTTCTTCCGCTCCAATGGGCAACCACACATGCACCGGGCTGCGCTACTGATTGTTATCATCACAACACTAGTG GATCTGTTCTTCCTGTTCATGACATCGGCCAGAGACCCAGGAATAGTGCCACGGAACACAAGAGCCCCACCTCCCGAAGCTGATGAACGGAACCTTCCCGCCACGCCATCGATGGAGTGGAGCGTCGGGGGCACCCCGCGGATGAGGTTTCGCCGGACCAAGGATGTCAACGTGAATGGCTTCACGGTGAAGCTCAAGTTTTGCGAGACCTGCCTCAGGTACCGCCCACCACGATCCTCGCACTGCTCCATCTGCAACAACTGCGTACAGAAGTTTGATCACCACTGCCCATGGGTTGGCCAGTGCATTGGACTC AGGAACTACCGCTACTTCTTTCTGTTCATAGCCACATCGACATTCCTGTGCATATCCGTCTTAATCTTTTCATGGTTGAATGTCCACTGCGAAATGCAAGACAACGGCGGCTCTATCTGGAAGGCCTTGCGCAAGGAAATCTACTCTTTTGTGCTAATCATCTATACTTCAATTGTTGTATGGTTCGTCGGCGGCCTAACAGTATTGCATCTCTATCTGATCAGTACTAATCAG ACAACATACGAGAACTTCAGATACAATTATGACAAGAAGGATAACCCTTACCGAAAGAGCATTACGAAAAACTTTGCCGAAGTGTTCTTCACCAAGATCCCTCCTCCATTGAATGACTTTCGTTCACATGTAGGTGAGGGTGCACTGGAAGCTGGGTTCTACACTCCATATATTGGGCTGGATGTGGCCAGCACAAGGGAAAAGATTGATACAGATATGCGAGAGAAAGAAGTACTCGTAGCGGGGGTACAGATTCCAACAGTGTTGCAGAATATAGACTATGGTTCCTTTGAAGATGGTCTGTATGACAAGAACAGGAACAATGGCAACAAAACAGTGGCTTTTGCTCCAGCTTGGTCACAAAAAGGAAGTGAAGATGCTGGAACATCTGCAGCAGCTACCACATCATGTAAGGAGGAAACAAGTGAGGACGATGCTAAGGAAATTAGTAATTCAAATACAAGTTCTGCACGGACATCTACAGAAGCTAACACGATATCTGAGGTTGAAATAGTTAAGGACGATGCTAAAGAAAGTAACACTCCAGATAGAAGTTCCGCCCGGTCCTTGAAAGGCATGAGCTGA
- the LOC123398112 gene encoding probable protein S-acyltransferase 4 isoform X2 has translation MMVSSEAEPSPPQQPKRLYQAWKGNNVFLCGGRLILGPDAASLLLSSFLVAGPAIVFCYQMQSKFFRSNGQPHMHRAALLIVIITTLVDLFFLFMTSARDPGIVPRNTRAPPPEADERNLPATPSMEWSVGGTPRMRFRRTKDVNVNGFTVKLKFCETCLRYRPPRSSHCSICNNCVQKFDHHCPWVGQCIGLRNYRYFFLFIATSTFLCISVLIFSWLNVHCEMQDNGGSIWKALRKEIYSFVLIIYTSIVVWFVGGLTVLHLYLISTNQTTYENFRYNYDKKDNPYRKSITKNFAEVFFTKIPPPLNDFRSHVGEGALEAGFYTPYIGLDVASTREKIDTDMREKEVLVAGVQIPTVLQNIDYGSFEDGLYDKNRNNGNKTVAFAPAWSQKGSEDAGTSAAATTSCKEETSEDDAKEISNSNTSSARTSTEANTISEVEIVKDDAKESNTPDRSSARSLKGMS, from the exons ATGATGGTGTCGTCGGAGGCTGAGCCGTCGCCGCCGCAGCAGCCCAAGCGGCTCTACCAGGCCTGGAAGGGGAACAAC GTATTCCTGTGCGGTGGACGGCTTATACTCGGGCCGGACGCGGCCTCCTTGCTGCTGTCATCGTTCCTCGTAGCCGGCCCGGCCATCGTCTTCTGTTACCAGATGCAGTCCAAGTTCTTCCGCTCCAATGGGCAACCACACATGCACCGGGCTGCGCTACTGATTGTTATCATCACAACACTAGTG GATCTGTTCTTCCTGTTCATGACATCGGCCAGAGACCCAGGAATAGTGCCACGGAACACAAGAGCCCCACCTCCCGAAGCTGATGAACGGAACCTTCCCGCCACGCCATCGATGGAGTGGAGCGTCGGGGGCACCCCGCGGATGAGGTTTCGCCGGACCAAGGATGTCAACGTGAATGGCTTCACGGTGAAGCTCAAGTTTTGCGAGACCTGCCTCAGGTACCGCCCACCACGATCCTCGCACTGCTCCATCTGCAACAACTGCGTACAGAAGTTTGATCACCACTGCCCATGGGTTGGCCAGTGCATTGGACTC AGGAACTACCGCTACTTCTTTCTGTTCATAGCCACATCGACATTCCTGTGCATATCCGTCTTAATCTTTTCATGGTTGAATGTCCACTGCGAAATGCAAGACAACGGCGGCTCTATCTGGAAGGCCTTGCGCAAGGAAATCTACTCTTTTGTGCTAATCATCTATACTTCAATTGTTGTATGGTTCGTCGGCGGCCTAACAGTATTGCATCTCTATCTGATCAGTACTAATCAG ACAACATACGAGAACTTCAGATACAATTATGACAAGAAGGATAACCCTTACCGAAAGAGCATTACGAAAAACTTTGCCGAAGTGTTCTTCACCAAGATCCCTCCTCCATTGAATGACTTTCGTTCACATGTAGGTGAGGGTGCACTGGAAGCTGGGTTCTACACTCCATATATTGGGCTGGATGTGGCCAGCACAAGGGAAAAGATTGATACAGATATGCGAGAGAAAGAAGTACTCGTAGCGGGGGTACAGATTCCAACAGTGTTGCAGAATATAGACTATGGTTCCTTTGAAGATGGTCTGTATGACAAGAACAGGAACAATGGCAACAAAACAGTGGCTTTTGCTCCAGCTTGGTCACAAAAAGGAAGTGAAGATGCTGGAACATCTGCAGCAGCTACCACATCATGTAAGGAGGAAACAAGTGAGGACGATGCTAAGGAAATTAGTAATTCAAATACAAGTTCTGCACGGACATCTACAGAAGCTAACACGATATCTGAGGTTGAAATAGTTAAGGACGATGCTAAAGAAAGTAACACTCCAGATAGAAGTTCCGCCCGGTCCTTGAAAGGCATGAGCTGA